A single region of the Triticum dicoccoides isolate Atlit2015 ecotype Zavitan chromosome 2B, WEW_v2.0, whole genome shotgun sequence genome encodes:
- the LOC119362577 gene encoding uncharacterized protein LOC119362577 — translation MLGFEPFLAPPAAEDEDGMSFRVICLAHCTTKLVLLIFSSSAGQWHAVTLENRIGLLTGSDNPAPGNHQDLYWPPRMRQYAHRYFCWAFYAKGSMYPVSKLLMLDTRSMGFSAVDLPPLTDYTRVIILEAENGRIGMYMNENLTAELRYYVLQNDGVGANQCMLEETFNLNDRYMLMGVAGGYLLLQGLRQDQYPFYLFSLDLKTLQLEWFLASRHNNKGAHMFAGFPPSLSPPTLQHDI, via the exons ATGCTGGGTTTCGAGCCCTTCCTTGCTCCTCCGGCAGCCGAGGATGAGGACGGCATGTCTTTCAGAGTTATTTGCTTGGCGCATTGCACAACCAAGCTGGTCCTCCTTATCTTCTCTTCAAGTGCTGGACAGTGGCATGCTGTTACACTTGAAAATCGGATCGGTTTGCTCACAGGATCAGACAACCCGGCTCCAGGCAACCATCAAGACTTGTACTGGCCGCCGCGAATGCGCCAGTATGCACACAGATATTTCTGTTGGGCATTTTATGCAAAGGGATCCATGTATCCGGTGAGCAAGTTGCTGATGCTCGACACACGGAGCATGGGTTTCTCTGCCGTCGACCTTCCGCCTCTCACAGATTACACACGAGTTATCATTCTGGAGGCAGAGAATGGAAGGATTGGGATGTATATGAATGAGAATTTGACAGCTGAACTAAGGTATTATGTGTTGCAAAATGATGGAGTTGGTGCAAACCAGTGCATGCTAGAGGAAACGTTCAATTTAAATGATCGATATATGCTCATGGGCGTAGCAGGGGGATACTTACTCCTACAAGGGCTTCGACAAGACCAATATCCATTTTATTTGTTTTCGCTAGATCTGAAGACTTTACAGCTTGAGTGGTTCCTTGCATCGAGGCACAATAACAAGGGTGCTCATATGTTTGCCGGTTTCCCACCATCCTTGTCTCCACCAACTCTTCAACATG ATATCTGA